In Scheffersomyces stipitis CBS 6054 chromosome 8, complete sequence, one DNA window encodes the following:
- a CDS encoding predicted protein (go_function pepsin A activity~go_process proteolysis and peptidolysis) codes for MKWNILSYAVAAAIVGHSALASANEEGLFRLDFNIRRGNSKRDLIEESTDGAYFVKRDGFVDMELKNERTFYLTTLKIGSNKDENGVLVDTGSSDLWVMSHDLKCDQAPPSSKKRGVNLDRRHIEAGSRSIPTKSSPIKDAVENKAWWNPFGSGGSTVTTIISPGFQTDSSGAGIGQEAPSNTCTQYGSFNTENSDTFQRNNSASPFQIEYADGTSAVGIWGHDDVIVGNVTVHSMSFAIANETSSDVGVLGIGLAGLETTFSTRGGGGYTYENLPIKMVNQGLINKNVYSLYLGKATDSSGNILFGAIDHAKFEGDLITVPIINSYASAGYTEPIRLEIIVNNMTLSSSTDEVTVTSRSYSAVLDTGSTLSYLPSALFTRVGEALGGSYSSAIGAYLLPCTSSSNIKLTLNIGGMDIDVPLTDLLLRGSSSSSSVCYLGILEQSSSSRYMLLGDNILRHAYVVYDLEDLEISVGQVVFTDDEDIEVITSTVPGAVRAADFSSTSVSPGETETSLTDHIVVSGTTSRSTSTSTGSSSGNRNSGSFSLLREAIPLKFVAFAVSFVALVALV; via the coding sequence ATGAAGTGGAACATACTCTCATATGCGGTAGCGGCCGCGATTGTGGGCCACAGCGCTCTTGCTCTGGCCAACGAAGAAGGCTTGTTCCGGTTGGACTTCAACATCAGACGAGGCAATTCCAAGAGAGACTTGATTGAAGAATCGACAGATGGTGCCTACTTTGTCAAACGTGACGGCTTCGTAGACATGGAGTTGAAAAACGAAAGGACCTTCTACTTGACGACATTGAAGATTGGTTCCAACAAGGATGAAAACGGAGTTCTTGTCGACACCGGTTCCTCCGACTTGTGGGTAATGAGCCACGACTTAAAGTGTGACCAAGCTCCTCCCAGCAGCAAGAAGAGAGGAGTGAATTTGGACCGTAGGCACATCGAGGCTGGCTCTAGAAGTATTCCCACCAAGTCCTCACCTATCAAAGATGCTGTAGAGAACAAGGCTTGGTGGAATCCGTTTGGAAGTGGAGGTTCCACTGTAACAACCATCATATCTCCTGGCTTTCAAACCGATTCCTCAGGCGCTGGAATTGGCCAAGAGGCACCTTCTAATACATGTACCCAATACGGTTCGTTCAACACGGAGAACTCCGACACTTTCCAACGTAACAACTCTGCCAGTCCTTTCCAAATTGAGTATGCTGATGGAACCAGTGCCGTTGGTATCTGGGGCCACGACGACGTGATAGTTGGTAACGTGACTGTGCACAGCATGTCATTTGCAATAGCCAACGAAACCAGTTCCGACGTTGGTGTGTTGGGTATTGGTTTGGCAGGTTTGGAAACTACATTCTCAACCAGAGGAGGCGGTGGGTACACATATGAAAACTTGCCCATCAAGATGGTGAACCAGGGTCTTATCAACAAGAACGTGTATTCATTGTACTTGGGAAAGGCTACAGATAGTTCTGGTAACATCTTATTCGGTGCCATTGACCATGCAAAGTTCGAAGGAGATTTGATCACCGTGCCTATCATTAACTCTTATGCTAGCGCTGGCTACACAGAGCCCATAAGACTTGAGATAATCGTCAACAACATGACGTTAAGCAGTAGCACTGACGAGGTAACCGTCACTTCTCGTTCATACTCGGCTGTCTTGGACACGGGCTCTACCTTGAGTTACCTCCCTTCTGCGTTGTTCACCAGAGTGGGTGAAGCTCTTGGTGGTTCTTATTCTTCAGCTATCGGTGcatatcttcttccatgcactagcagcagcaatatTAAACTTACGCTCAACATCGGTGGAATGGATATCGATGTGCCCTTGACAGATTTATTGTTGAGAGGCAGTTCCTCCAGCTCTTCCGTATGCTACCTCGGCATTCTCGAGCAGCTGCTGAGCTCAAGGTACATGTTGTTGGGTGACAATATATTGAGACATGCCTACGTAGTTTacgacttggaagacttggaaatctCTGTTGGCCAGGTAGTCTTCACCGATGACGAGGACATCGAAGTCATCACATCCACTGTACCAGGGGCTGTGAGGGCTGCTGATTTCTCGTCCACTTCTGTGTCTCCTGGTGAGACTGAAACCTCCCTTACTGACCACATCGTGGTTTCTGGCACTACTTCGAGatctacttctacttcgaCCGGCTCATCTTCTGGCAATAGGAATTCAGGATCTTTCTCGTTATTAAGAGAAGCCATTCCTTTGAAGTTTGTAGCATTTGCCGTTTCTTTCGTTGCGCTCGTTGCCTTAGTATAG
- a CDS encoding predicted protein (go_component nucleus~go_function transcription factor activity; zinc ion binding~go_process regulation of transcription, DNA-dependent) translates to MKSEDSSKSPTSLTATATPSPTASVSSKGDGNGGAAHDFGSDSYHDNFERIGSGADKRRSSHNKPKRQRRSYSCGPCKLLKIKCDLQIPCSSCKKFKRVDKCILQPPQPPSEEELYKIKERKRRTSSKKTRLNDNFVQAFNLHKDSLPSLGSTIGAAKHWDGAPSKHTDSLRHPAQRPVIQSGTVDHSPYVSQSHMLQNNQKLGLHLQNPQNQLSNQDLTRDQTYPHNMFNGSSSSAVMLDVRYPVPPSSLIHQPNQAGHALEFQMPQSSQTIAQQYEEDESALIEMSMVDTKRMKRLLPDKFSIFEDMMELYLKSTNDQILDLINHNEMSKRIHMVYNRIVSIDDEGTHNISKSVQFSVQELRHMSFAYLILANGYLFENKGLSNFLFERNLYKPKKEILSDWVKISNFIKTKVLSYAKYTDLLFLMDWYFLIKNYYTYCNMIVENYLEYNNLLNHVVLNNQFVELMEDPEKDYSFFTKTNGATNEDGTSNQVTYPKSYEFILFAGYWMQLRLVEIEFTFFQYKGSLLSSNQLKNTIVPHKMLLQSLYGQSFMSIKRPLVRFSIQIWGLYYKRSRYSTSIRDVIRSYLELYAEVQALAINEIREFEANIKQNPNHPIGTWELNLLIKNSSALNLFIRWLSFIRIEANYFPSLRYTSYLTSMMNLFNQFDLMDSMVIKQTNGERDLISVLLEEYPYHYMKCFYQCLIYQALFLIVLEDFIKDDSQSKGMYKLNLEAIFVKVFGKFISTVHKFYNHSELSSKLHIVGFFACSMNLIMELTKYLQMSNKPQFGDFTDLIYDLKVTRISNEDWDILLNFYFGSRENFMRYIEKAWDLFAYMKIIDDNAGQEEMMITPKYTLNDELIEECSESLVGFEFDSGTVNEYMKCVVEPNTQE, encoded by the coding sequence ATGAAGAGCGAAGACTCTTCGAAATCTCCGACGTCTCTCACAGCTACAGCCACCCCGCTGCCCACGGCCAGCGTCAGTAGCAAGGGCGATGGGAATGGAGGAGCAGCCCACGACTTCGGTTCCGATCTGTACCACGATAATTTCGAAAGAATAGGTTCTGGTGCagacaaaagaagatcctCCCACAATAAACCAAAACGTCAGAGACGAAGCTACAGCTGTGGGCCCTGTAAGCTATTGAAGATTAAGTGCGATCTCCAGATACCCTGTTCGTCGtgcaagaagttcaagagaGTAGATAAATGCATACTCCAGCCTCCACAACCTCCATCGGAAGAAGAGCtctacaagatcaaagaaagaaagagaagaacaagcAGCAAGAAGACCCGTCTAAACGACAATTTTGTCCAGGCGTTCAATTTGCACAAAGACTCTCTTCCTTCCTTGGGTTCTACTATCGGAGCTGCCAAACATTGGGATGGAGCGCCTCTGAAGCATACTGATTCTCTCAGACATCCAGCACAACGACCTGTGATACAGTCAGGTACAGTCGACCATAGTCCTTACGTGTCGCAAAGCCATATGTTACAAAACAACCAGAAACTCGGCTTGCATCTCCAGAACCCCCAAAACCAACTATCCAACCAGGATTTGACCCGTGACCAAACATACCCTCACAACATGTTCAACGGTTCTAGCTCTTCAGCTGTGATGCTTGATGTTCGCTATCCTGTCCCGCCCTCAAGTTTGATCCATCAACCGAACCAAGCTGGACACGCTCTCGAGTTTCAAATGCCACAGTCAAGTCAAACTATTGCCCAGcaatatgaagaagatgaaagtGCTCTTATAGAAATGTCAATGGTTGACACCAAGAGAATGAAGCGACTTTTGCCTGACAAATTCTCCATTTTTGAGGATATGATGGAATTGTATTTGAAATCAACTAACGACCAGATATTGGACTTGATAAACCACAATGAAATGTCAAAAAGAATACATATGGTCTATAATCGTATTGTTCTGATAGATGACGAGGGCACTCATAACATCAGTAAGAGTGTCCAGTTCTCGGTTCAGGAATTGAGGCACATGAGTTTTGCATACTTGATCCTTGCCAACGGGTATCTCTTTGAAAACAAGGGCTTgtccaatttcttgttcgAAAGAAACCTCTACAAGCCCAAAAAGGAGATACTAAGCGACTGGGTCAAAATATCCAATTTCATAAAGACAAAGGTATTAAGCTACGCCAAGTATACTGACTTGCTTTTTCTCATGGACTGGTATTTTCTCATCAAGAATTATTACACCTATTGTAACATGATTGTGGAAAATTATCTAGAATACAACAATTTGCTTAATCATGTGGTTCTCAATAATCAGTTTGTTGAGCTTATGGAAGACCCTGAAAAGGATTACAGTTTTTTTACCAAGACTAATGGAGCCACGAACGAAGATGGCACTTCTAATCAAGTTACCTACCCCAAATCGTATGAATTTATCTTGTTCGCTGGTTACTGGATGCAATTGCGTTTGGTTGAAATAGAATTCACATTCTTCCAGTACAAGGGTTCGCTTCTATCTTCtaaccaattgaagaatacaataGTACCTCATAAAATGTTATTGCAATCTTTGTATGGACAAAGCTTCATGTCAATCAAAAGACCATTAGTAAGGTTTTCCATCCAAATCTGGGGATTGTATTATAAGAGATCAAGATATTCCACCTCGATCCGAGATGTCATAAGAAGTTATCTTGAACTTTATGCAGAAGTGCAAGCCTTGGCAATCAATGAAATCCGAGAATTCGAAGCAAATATTAAGCAGAATCCAAATCATCCAATTGGGACCTGGGAATTAAACTTATTGATAAAGAACCTGTCTGCTTTGAATTTGTTTATTAGATGGCTAAGTTTTATCAGGATCGAGGCGAACTATTTCCCTTCGCTAAGATACACTTCGTATTTGACTTCAATGATGAATTTGTTTAACCAATTTGATTTAATGGACTCAATGGTTATCAAGCAAACGAATGGTGAAAGAGATTTGATTTCagtccttcttgaagagtaTCCATACCATTACATGAAGTGCTTTTACCAATGTTTAATCTATCAAGCATTATTCTTAATCGTTCTCGAAGATTTCATTAAGGATGATAGCCAGTCTAAAGGGAtgtacaagttgaacttggagGCGATTTTTGTCAAAGTTTTTGGGAAGTTTATTTCAACTGTCCACAAGTTTTATAATCATTCTGAATTAAGTAGCAAGCTTCATATTGTGGGGTTCTTTGCATGTTCAATGAACCTAATCATGGAGCTCACCAAATATTTGCAAATGTCCAATAAGCCACAGTTTGGGGATTTTACTGATCTCATATATGATTTGAAGGTGACTAGAATATCCAATGAAGACTGGGACATTTTACTAAATTTCTACTTTGGATCGAGAGAAAACTTTATGAGATACATTGAAAAGGCTTGGGATTTGTTTGCTTATATGAAGATTATAGACGACAATGCTGGCCAGGAAGAGATGATGATTACTCCAAAATACACTTTAAATGATGAACTTATAGAGGAATGCAGTGAAAGCTTGGTGGGCTTCGAGTTTGATTCGGGAACAGTCAATGAGTACATGAAATGCGTTGTTGAACCGAATACACAAGAGTGA
- the NUO30 gene encoding NADH-ubiquinone oxidoreductase 30.4 kDa subunit, mitochondrial precursor (go_function oxidoreductase activity; NADH dehydrogenase (ubiquinone) activity~go_process mitochondrial electron transport, NADH to ubiquinone), translated as MISRATILKRVAQNSRSISSCTVRSFSASVSIKKDHELVNLNTLPRRKPSELNVPLVNPTEKYKEQIEELHKFGAYIMACMPKYIQQFSVWKDELTIYVAPSALRPTMVFLKNHTSAQFKSCVDVTAADYPSRTNRFDVVYNLLSVRHNSRIRVKTYANETSAVPSLVPIYQGVNWFERETYDLFGIFFEGHPDLRRIMTDYGFEGHPLRKDFPTTGYTEVRYDEEKKRVIYEPLELTQAWRNFSVGSSVWEQVGEGKDFTPETFKLPTPEPEPTQDEQKK; from the coding sequence ATGATCTCAAGAGCCACCATACTTAAAAGAGTCGCTCAAAACTCGAGATCGATAAGCTCTTGTACAGTTAGAAGCTTTTCAGCCTCCGTTTCCATCAAGAAGGACCATGAGTTAGTCAATTTAAACACCTtgccaagaagaaaaccaTCTGAACTCAATGTGCCATTGGTGAACCccactgaaaaatacaaggaacagattgaagaattgcacAAGTTCGGTGCCTACATCATGGCTTGTATGCCTAAGTACATCCAACAGTTTTCTGTGTGGAAAGACGAATTGACCATCTACGTGGCTCCACTGGCCTTGAGGCCCACCATGgtgttcttgaagaaccaTACCTCTGCTCAGTTCAAGTCGTGTGTAGATGTCACTGCTGCCGACTACCCATCCAGAACAAACAGATTTGATGTTGtgtacaacttgttgtcTGTGCGTCACAACTCGAGAATAAGAGTCAAGACTTACGCTAATGAAACCAGTGCTGTTCCATCGCTTGTTCCTATCTACCAAGGTGTCAACTGGTTTGAAAGAGAAACCTACGATTTGTTTGGTATCTTCTTCGAGGGACATCCAGATTTGAGAAGAATCATGACCGACTATGGTTTTGAAGGTCACCCTTTGAGAAAGGACTTTCCAACTACCGGTTACACAGAAGTCAGATacgacgaagaaaagaaaagagtcATCTATGAACCTTTGGAATTGACCCAAGCTTGGAGAAACTTCTCCGTAGGTTCTTCTGTTTGGGAACAGGTTGGTGAAGGTAAGGACTTTACTCCAGAAACATTCAAGTTGCCTACcccagaaccagaacctACTCAAGATGAACAAAAGAAATAG
- a CDS encoding predicted protein (go_function calcium ion binding): protein MPRLEDWEIKKYWEIFQGLDPVNKKLTGDKVAPVLKNSRLQDDQLAKIWELSDIDSDGKLDFEEFCITMRLIFDMVNGVSTAIPKELPSWLIPSSKAHLIQANNAVRSNSNQGFDYEDDEDGLSDDFDWYISPTDKATYETIYNSNSDSYGRVKFESLNSLYSSLSKVPKSDISSAWNLVNPKSFETIDKDQVLVFLHILNQRENGKRIPRGVPASLRATFSKEVPNYDLNSVQAKPQPSVGTGRKSFANDYLNKIGQANTITERGTDFSSTEGTDWEEVRLRRELTDLENLLHKIQNGNKNDNSNTNDDSALLKYEYEQLLKYKQNKLSSANLSTKSKDLTEVKGDLDLIQSQVSTLEDFLKSKSSELEKLNEEIRSLKA, encoded by the coding sequence ATGCCTAGACTTGAAGACTgggaaatcaagaagtactGGGAAATCTTTCAGGGATTAGATCCAGTGAACAAGAAGCTCACCGGAGACAAGGTAGCTCCcgtgttgaagaactctCGTTTGCAAGATGACCAATTGGCCAAGATCTGGGAGTTATCCGATATCGATAGCGACGGCAAGTTGGACTTCGAAGAGTTCTGTATCACCATGAGATTAATTTTCGATATGGTCAATGGAGTCAGCACAGCCATTCCCAAGGAGTTGCCCAGCTGGTTGATTCCATCTTCGAAAGCCCACTTGATCCAGGCCAATAATGCTGTACGTAGCAACAGCAACCAAGGGTTCGActatgaagatgacgaagatggaTTGAGCGACGACTTCGACTGGTACATATCCCCCACTGATAAGGCTACCTATGAGACAATCTACAACTCCAATAGTGATTCTTATGGCAGAGTGAAGTTCGAATCCTTAAATTCATTATATAGCTCATTAAGCAAAGTCCCAAAGAGTGATATTTCTTCGGCATGGAATCTCGTCAATCCCAAGTCGTTTGAAACTATTGACAAGGATCAAGTCTTAGTGTTTCTACATATCTTGAACCAACGGGAAAACGGCAAGAGAATACCACGAGGTGTTCCGGCCTCATTGAGAGCTACATTCTCGAAGGAAGTGCCCAACTACGACTTGAACTCGGTGCAGGCCAAACCACAACCTAGTGTTGGAACAGGCAGAAAGTCTTTTGCCAACGAttacttgaacaaaatcGGCCAGGCAAATACAATAACAGAAAGAGGTACAGATTTCTCGTCGACCGAGGGAACTGACTGGGAAGAAGTGAGATTACGAAGGGAGTTGActgacttggaaaacttgtTGCACAAGATTCAAAATGGGAACAAGAATGACAACTCCAACACAAATGACGACAGCGCCTTGTTGAAATACGAATACGAACAATTATTGAAATATAAGCAAAACAAGTTAAGCTCGGCGAACTTGTCGACCAAAAGCAAGGATTTGACTGAAGTTAAAGGCGACTTAGATTTGATTCAAAGTCAGGTTTCTACTTTggaagatttcttgaaatcaaagTCCAGTGAGTTGGAGAAGCTTAACGAAGAGATTAGACTGTTGAAGGCTTAA
- the SPF1.3 gene encoding SPF1 P-type ATPase (S. cerevisiae homolog is necessary for sensitivity to a killer toxin (SMK toxin) produced by Pichia Farinosa), which yields MLSGELENLLKESKLRPSDEKLQPDRIDKNSILHGGSSVLQVTKSENSIVPVALDNAALVYVTKTGFETLQSSLVRRKIFPSAKDFFGSKEALHFIMLMLQDFDLQNKIKMD from the coding sequence ATGTTGTCTggtgaacttgaaaatttgttgaaggagtCAAAGTTGAGACCCAGTGATgaaaagttgcaaccaGATCGTATCGACAAGAACTCGATTTTGCATGGTGGCAGCTCTGTTCTACAAGTGACTAAGTCTGAAAACTCGATCGTTCCTGTTGCTCTAGACAACGCAGCTCTTGTATATGTGACCAAGACTGGATTTGAGACTTTGCAAAGTTCCTTGGTTCGTAGGAAGATTTTCCCAAGTGCAAAGGATTTTTTTGGCAGCAAGGAGGCTTTACATTTCATCATGTTAATGTTGCAAGACTTCGACCTTCAGAATAAAATCAAAATGGATTAA
- the GIT3 gene encoding glycerophosphoinositol permease (go_component integral to membrane~go_function transporter activity~go_process transport): MASRDLPRSVSDLFLGWTRHLGNEITLNKSKQQLFDDDMQPDGAEKEKDVKARNLWPAFCSGAGLFSDGYVNNSIGTVSYALSRLYEDEYENSTAISNVGSIAFAGTVVGQLGFGYISDRIARKGGMMIANVMLIIFALLCAVATWGKNPQGLFAALTVFRFFLGIAIGAEYPTASVIASEFANQLPAGKRNRYFVWFTNSMIDFGFVVSAFVPLVLLWIFSDRHLRVIWRLTLGLGAIPPFALFFMRLKIADSESFQKLNMKKVKKYPYWLIIKFYWFRLSVISLIWFIYDVSAYSFSIYSNFMIGRITDGDIYKTWGWNVVFNLFYMPGSFLGAIAADYIGPRLTLALGVGLQGIIGFIMAACYPSLKHHVGAFVVVYGIFSTLGEFGPGDNIGLLASKTSATPIRGQYYGIAAAVGKIGAFVGVYIFPVIIRNAGGKDTDSGNQAPFYVSSALCIFSAILALFFCPSVGQDAINKEDEDFVAYLRKNGYDVGQLGAGALEETSFEEVEYDDKTKKSSEVVRVQEKSY; this comes from the coding sequence ATGGCTTCTAGAGATTTGCCTCGCTCTGTCAGCGACCTTTTCCTTGGTTGGACCAGACACTTGGGCAATGAAATCACTTTGAACAAGTCTAAACAGCAATTGTTCGACGATGACATGCAACCAGATGGAgctgaaaaagaaaaggacGTCAAGGCAAGAAACTTATGGCCAGCCTTCTGTTCTGGTGCCGGTCTCTTTTCCGATGGTTATGTTAACAATTCGATCGGTACGGTGTCTTATGCCTTAAGCAGGCTCTACGAGGATGAGTATGAAAATTCTACTGCTATATCCAACGTTGGGTCAATTGCCTTCGCTGGTACGGTGGTTGGACAATTGGGATTTGGATACATATCTGACAGAATAGCCAGAAAAGGAGGAATGATGATTGCCAACGTCATGTTGATCATTTTTGCTCTCTTGTGTGCTGTTGCTACTTGGGGTAAAAATCCGCAAGGATTGTTTGCTGCCCTCACTGTATTCcgtttcttcttgggtaTAGCTATCGGAGCTGAGTATCCTACGGCTTCTGTTATTGCCTCAGAGTTCGCCAACCAATTGCCAGCCggaaagagaaacagaTACTTCGTGTGGTTCACCAATTCCATGATCGACTTTGGATTTGTTGTTTCAGCATTCGTTCCTTTGGTACTCTTGTGGATCTTCTCCGACAGACATTTAAGGGTCATCTGGAGATTGACCCTTGGTTTAGGTGCCATTCCTCCTTTTGCCCTTTTCTTCAtgagattgaaaattgCCGACTCCGAGTCgtttcagaagttgaatatgAAGAAGGTCAAGAAGTACCCTTACTGGTTGATCATCAAGTTCTACTGGTTCAGATTGAGCGTTATCTCGTTGATCTGGTTCATCTACGATGTGTCGGCCTACTCATTCAGTATCTACTCCAATTTCATGATTGGCCGCATTACTGACGGCGATATCTATAAGACTTGGGGTTGGAACGTtgtgttcaacttgttctaCATGCCTGGTTCCTTCTTGGGTGCCATTGCAGCCGATTATATTGGTCCTAGATTAACGTTAGCACTTGGTGTAGGCTTGCAGGGTATCATTGGTTTCATCATGGCTGCCTGTTACCCAAGCTTGAAACATCATGTTGGTGCTTTCGTAGTAGTTTACGGTATCTTCTCCACTTTGGGTGAATTCGGTCCTGGTGATAACATCGGTTTGTTAGCCTCCAAGACTAGCGCCACTCCTATCAGAGGTCAATACTATGGTATAGCTGCCGCAGTGGGCAAAATTGGTGCTTTTGTAGGTGTCTATATTTTCCCAGTTATCATTAGGAATGCTGGTGGAAAAGACACAGACAGTGGTAACCAGGCACCATTTTATGTTTCTTCAGCCTTGTGTATATTCTCTGCTATCTTGGcacttttcttctgtccCTCTGTCGGCCAGGATGCCATTAAcaaggaagatgaagacttTGTCGCTTACCTTCGGAAGAATGGTTACGATGTCGGCCAATTGGGTGCTGGAGCCTTGGAGGAAACATCGTTTGAGGAGGTTGAATATGACGACAAGACAAAGAAGTCATCCGAAGTCGTCAGAGTCCAGGAAAAGAGCTATTAG
- a CDS encoding predicted protein yields the protein MYPTTQTLNETPSSAGSNTSATTAASSFTIQSIAPNVVSDVFAKDSHQLLMAHLYNYLKQAGLHESAKSLLSESSNVPNNIKNNSPRQGVTDTQMVINASSSTDPFLLEWWSLLWTVQSNMNPALNQLFHKTSDPQQLQQQFLLQQQQQQQQQQLQFSLQQGSQGRLQPQNKPLMPQQHPQQLQQQQLSQQQMQQQQIQQQQFVQQRLLAQQQQLQAQQAALAAQDQNPGQNVGNLNPQRAGSISSASSGVVPISANANANANRMLPPNSAGSAPPPKNGNLHQYQQQLRLQQI from the coding sequence ATGTACCCCACAACACAGACACTAAACGAAACACCCTCTTCTGCTGGGTCAAACACCTCGGCTACAACGGCTGCATCCTCATTCACGATCCAGAGCATTGCACCCAATGTCGTTAGTGATGTGTTCGCTAAAGATCTGCACCAGCTTCTTATGGCTCATTTGTACAACTATCTCAAACAAGCCGGACTTCACGAGTCTGCCAAGtcacttcttctggaatcgTCAAATGTGCCtaacaacatcaaaaatAACTCCCCTCGGCAAGGTGTTACAGATACACAGATGGTGATAAAcgcttcttcttctacagatCCGTTTTTGTTGGAGTGGTGGTCATTGCTCTGGACAGTTCAGCTGAATATGAACCCGGCGCTCAACCAGCTTTTCCACAAAACCAGCGATCcacaacaacttcaacagcaatttcttctccaacagcagcagcaacaacagcaacaacaactacaGTTCCTGCTCCAACAGGGATCTCAAGGACGACTTCAGCCTCAAAATAAGCCACTAATGCCACAACAACATCCACAGCAActacaacagcagcaacttCTGCAGCAGCAAAtgcagcaacagcagattcagcaacagcagtTCGTCCAGCAGCGACTTTTGGcccaacaacaacagcttcaGGCTCAACAAGCCGCTCTAGCAGCACAGGACCAAAACCCTGGACAAAATGTAGGAAATCTAAATCCGCAACGAGCTGGCTCGATATCGTCGGCTTCTAGTGGTGTAGTACCAATATCGGCTAATGCTAATGCTAATGCTAATCGGATGCTTCCACCTAATTCGGCTGGATCGGCACCTCCTCCTAAAAACGGGAATTTGCATCaataccagcagcagcttcgCTTGCAGCAGATCAA